The following coding sequences are from one Bufo bufo chromosome 2, aBufBuf1.1, whole genome shotgun sequence window:
- the INO80B gene encoding INO80 complex subunit B isoform X1 — MEAGGQDDEVESHGLHKKKHKKHKKHKKKHHQEGGAPCAHTHHRSTDTKTTQKPQLRLKIKLGGQVLGTKSVPTFTVIPEQSRSQSPLMVVDEDDEPMEGVPIEQYRAWLDEDSNMDPLPSPRGAPASEQDEETRWLDALERGDLDVNGDLKRETDETLLTARQVSVGGRRYPGPSVLLASCCVSCPQRALLQKQQTPTAPLYPAAVYSCPPQEISQEMLVKREEKARKRRLQAAKKAEESKKQTIERLTKTSKSRGAKPASGRRGGRHPPCPTVRYVNNAHSVTVSYPPGVPYPVPAEPRPALPAPQLCRAPGCSNPKRYSCAKTRLPLCSLECYHRNLAVHSSRTATDSKT; from the exons GGCAGGATGACGAGGTCGAGTCTCACGGGCTGCACAAGAAGAAACACAAGAAGCACAAGAAGCATAAGAAGAAGCACCACCAGGAGGGCGGCGCGCCCTGCGCGCACACTCACCACCGCAGCACCGACACCAAGACCACCCAGAAACCACAGCTCCGCCTGAAGATAAAGCTGGGGGGACAAGTGCTGGGGACCAAGAG CGTCCCCACGTTCACCGTCATCCCCGAGCAGTCCCGCTCACAGTCCCCACTCATGGTGGTGGACGAAGACGACGAGCCCATGGAGGGCGTCCCCATAGAGCAGTACCGGGCCTGGCTGG ACGAGGACAGTAACATGGATCCGCTGCCCTCCCCCCGTGGCGCTCCGGCGTCGGAGCAGGATGAAGAGACGCGCTGGCTGGACGCTCTCGAGAGGGGAGATCTGGATGTCAATGGGGATCTGAAGAGAGAGACCGACGAGACCCTGCTCACCGCTCGTCAGGTGAGTGTCGGTGGTCGGCGTTACCCGGGCCCCTCCGTGCTCCTGGCTTCATGTTGTGTGTCCTGTCCACAGAGAGCCCTCCTGCAGAAGCAGCAGACCCCCACAGCCCCTCTCTACCCCGCGGCGGTGTACTCGTGTCCCCCGCAGGAGATATCTCAGGAGATGCTGGTGAAGAGGGAGGAGAAGGCTCGAAAGAGGAGACTGCAGGCGGCCAAGAAGGCCGAGGAGAGCAAGAAGCAGACCATCGAGAGACTGACCAAGACCTCCAAATCCCGAGGCGCCAAACCCGCCTCAGGGAGAAGGGGGGGGCGCCACCCCCCCTGCCCCACTGTGCGCTATGTAAATAACGCCCACAGTGTCACCGTGTCCTACCCGCCTGGAGTCCCCtaccctgtccctgcagagcccCGACCTGCCCTGCCCGCCCCACAACTCTGCCGCGCTCCTGGGTGCTCCAACCCTAAAAGGTACTCCTGTGCTAAGACTCGCCTCCCCCTGTGCAGCCTGGAGTGTTACCACCGGAACCTGGCGGTCCACAGCTCACGGACAGCCACTGACAGCAAGACGTGA
- the INO80B gene encoding INO80 complex subunit B isoform X2 produces the protein MEAGGQDDEVESHGLHKKKHKKHKKHKKKHHQEGGAPCAHTHHRSTDTKTTQKPQLRLKIKLGGQVLGTKSVPTFTVIPEQSRSQSPLMVVDEDDEPMEGVPIEQYRAWLDEDSNMDPLPSPRGAPASEQDEETRWLDALERGDLDVNGDLKRETDETLLTARQRALLQKQQTPTAPLYPAAVYSCPPQEISQEMLVKREEKARKRRLQAAKKAEESKKQTIERLTKTSKSRGAKPASGRRGGRHPPCPTVRYVNNAHSVTVSYPPGVPYPVPAEPRPALPAPQLCRAPGCSNPKRYSCAKTRLPLCSLECYHRNLAVHSSRTATDSKT, from the exons GGCAGGATGACGAGGTCGAGTCTCACGGGCTGCACAAGAAGAAACACAAGAAGCACAAGAAGCATAAGAAGAAGCACCACCAGGAGGGCGGCGCGCCCTGCGCGCACACTCACCACCGCAGCACCGACACCAAGACCACCCAGAAACCACAGCTCCGCCTGAAGATAAAGCTGGGGGGACAAGTGCTGGGGACCAAGAG CGTCCCCACGTTCACCGTCATCCCCGAGCAGTCCCGCTCACAGTCCCCACTCATGGTGGTGGACGAAGACGACGAGCCCATGGAGGGCGTCCCCATAGAGCAGTACCGGGCCTGGCTGG ACGAGGACAGTAACATGGATCCGCTGCCCTCCCCCCGTGGCGCTCCGGCGTCGGAGCAGGATGAAGAGACGCGCTGGCTGGACGCTCTCGAGAGGGGAGATCTGGATGTCAATGGGGATCTGAAGAGAGAGACCGACGAGACCCTGCTCACCGCTCGTCAG AGAGCCCTCCTGCAGAAGCAGCAGACCCCCACAGCCCCTCTCTACCCCGCGGCGGTGTACTCGTGTCCCCCGCAGGAGATATCTCAGGAGATGCTGGTGAAGAGGGAGGAGAAGGCTCGAAAGAGGAGACTGCAGGCGGCCAAGAAGGCCGAGGAGAGCAAGAAGCAGACCATCGAGAGACTGACCAAGACCTCCAAATCCCGAGGCGCCAAACCCGCCTCAGGGAGAAGGGGGGGGCGCCACCCCCCCTGCCCCACTGTGCGCTATGTAAATAACGCCCACAGTGTCACCGTGTCCTACCCGCCTGGAGTCCCCtaccctgtccctgcagagcccCGACCTGCCCTGCCCGCCCCACAACTCTGCCGCGCTCCTGGGTGCTCCAACCCTAAAAGGTACTCCTGTGCTAAGACTCGCCTCCCCCTGTGCAGCCTGGAGTGTTACCACCGGAACCTGGCGGTCCACAGCTCACGGACAGCCACTGACAGCAAGACGTGA